From Xylocopa sonorina isolate GNS202 chromosome 2, iyXylSono1_principal, whole genome shotgun sequence, a single genomic window includes:
- the LOC143433336 gene encoding diacylglycerol kinase theta isoform X8: MASVSAETPASHGHSFSKKTFHKPTYCHSCTDMLWGLIQQGYICEVCNFVVHDRCLKAVVSPCSSIAASLIKNPVAHCWSEQVHRRRKFCNVCRKRLDDNLSIHCEICEYFVHTECQDFAVADCKENATYLPGKDLAQVKHTHHWREGNLPSSSKCAVCKKNCFSAECLSGFRCEWCGMTLHSYCYKNIPQECTFGNLEPIYLPPHAVSIPRTEVPMEAIIGVQVRRKEVLAPRSISEEFSSAEARYRDNADPGQGSPYGRDPRSPKEKEDKEREMIKVYDGNNSLRRRIFRVIMVPRQATTEQVLTSALRAFHITKDPNNFYLTDLYATDETELCDPTPVLNLNRKEGKRPAVFLRFKDSESGEVRVYPGKLQVSESFCIVPVTEATTVADLIEEALQKFGLQNFKSEDYRCSEILLDRGVTERVLSRDEKPWEIVKQLGKDSIRQMEFMRFYLQLKQDPHGPNLALFVGNLPPNLSERSYENMLTDFLGKENKFSSIGPIYYEYGSMVIIYEDSNKAVRALYALRESKHEDKHLLVMLLPSIEPSMVPPDVQPLLVFVNVKSGGCQGLQLISSFRKLLNPYQVFDLDNGGPLPGLYVFRHIKDYKILVCGGDGTIGWVLQCLDNVGQDSECSSPACAIVPLGTGNDLARVLCWGSGYTGDEDPLNLLRDVIDAEESLLDRWTVVFHPEEKEDKQLSTNTGGAGATSEDNTQIYVMNNYFGIGLDADLCLDFHNAREENPNKFKSRLRNKGVYVTMGIRKMVKRKPCKDLHKEIRLEVDGRLVELPQVEGIIILNILSWGSGANPWGPDTKEDQFYTPNHGDGILEVVGVTGVMHLGQIQSGLRTAMRIAQGGHIKIHLHSDIPVQVDGEPWIQSPGDVVVLKSALKATMLKKTKGKMKRRNTESSMQLALQAAPSNDPEPEVF, translated from the exons ATGGCGTCGGTCTCGGCTGAGACTCCAGCCAGCCATGGGCACAGCTTCAGCAAGAAGACGTTTCACAAGCCGACGTACTGCCATAGCTGCACCGACATGCTGTGGGGCCTCATACAGCAGGGGTACATCTGCGAAG TTTGCAACTTCGTGGTGCACGACCGCTGTCTCAAGGCCGTCGTCTCTCCCTGCTCCAGCATCGCGGCAAGTCTCATTAAG AATCCGGTTGCACACTGTTGGTCCGAACAGGTACATCGTAGAAGAAAATTCTGCAACGTTTGTCGTAAACGGCTCGATGATAATCTATCCATACATTGTGAAA TATGCGAGTACTTCGTGCACACGGAGTGCCAGGATTTTGCCGTGGCAGATTGCAAGGAGAACGCCACGTACTTACCTGGGAAGGACTTGGCGCAGGTAAAACATACTCATCACTGGCGAGAAGGCAATCTTCCCAGCAGTTCGAAATGCGCTGTCTGCAAGAAAAATTGTTTTTCTGCCGAGTGCCTTTCCGGGTTTCGTTGCGAGTGGTGCGGCATGACG TTGCACTCTTACTGCTATAAAAATATCCCGCAAGAATGCACCTTTGGGAACTTGGAACCAATCTACTTACCACCGCATGCAGTCAGCATTCCACGTACGGAAGTTCCCATGGAGGCCATCATCGGTGTGCAAGTACGTCGAAAAGAAGTCCTGGCGC CGAGAAGCATATCGGAGGAGTTCAGCAGCGCGGAGGCGAGGTACCGCGACAACGCGGACCCGGGGCAGGGCAGCCCGTACGGCCGCGATCCTCGTTCGCCAAAGGAGAAAGAAGATAAAGAAAGAG AGATGATCAAGGTGTACGACGGGAACAACTCCCTCAGACGGCGGATATTTCGCGTGATCATGGTGCCCCGGCAAGCCACCACCGAACAGGTCCTGACGTCAGCGCTTCGTGCATTTCACATTACCAAAGATCCCA ACAACTTTTACCTCACCGACCTGTATGCTACGGATGAGACCGAATTATGTGATCCAACTCCGGTTCTAAACTTGAATCGCAAAGAGGGCAAACGTCCGGCAGTCTTCTTACGGTTCAA GGACAGCGAGAGCGGAGAGGTACGCGTCTATCCAGGTAAACTACAGGTGTCAGAGTCATTCTGCATAGTACCTGTCACAGAAGCAACAACGGTTGCGGACTTGATCGAGGAAGCGCTACAGAAGTTCGGTTTGCAAAATTTTAAATCGGAAGATTATAGATGCAGCGAGATTCTTCTGGATCGCGGTG TCACTGAAAGGGTTCTGTCTCGTGACGAGAAACCATGGGAAATCGTAAAGCAGCTGGGCAAAGATTCGATCAGACAAATGGAGTTCATGCGATTTTACCTGCAGCTGAAGCAAGATCCCCATGGTCCTAATTTAGCTCTATTCGTGGGCAACCTGCCACCGAATCTCTCCGAACGGAGTTATGAGAACATGTTGACCGATTTCTTAGGCAAAG AAAACAAATTCTCCTCCATCGGTCCGATATACTACGAGTATGGCTCGATGGTAATTATCTACGAGGACTCGAACAAGGCGGTCAGGGCACTGTACGCGTTACGAGAATCGAAACACGAAGACAAACATCTCTTAG TTATGCTGTTACCAAGCATCGAGCCGAGCATGGTGCCTCCAGATGTGCAACCTTTGCTCGTCTTCGTGAACGTGAAATCCGGAGGCTGCCAGGGGCTTCAATTGATCTCCAGCTTTCGGAAATTGTTGAATCCgtatcaagtgttcgatctcgACAATGGAGGTCCACTTCCTGG ACTCTACGTCTTTCGTCACATAAAAGATTACAAAATCTTGGTCTGCGGTGGTGATGGAACAATAGGATGGGTGTTGCAATGTTTAGACAACGTAGGACAGGACAGCGAGTGTTCCTCACCTGCTTGCGCCATCGTTCCTCTAGGTACAGGAAACGATCTTGCACGCGTCCTCTGTTGGGGTTCCGGTTACACTGGCGACGAAGACCCCTTGAATTTACTTCGAGATGTGATCGACGCGGAAGAATCTCTCTTGGACAGGTGGACTGTGGTATTCCATCCGGAAGAGAAAGAAGACAAACAGCTGTCCACCAATACAGGAG GAGCGGGCGCGACAAGCGAAGACAATACGCAAATATATGTGATGAACAACTACTTCGGTATTGGTCTCGACGCCGATCTGTGTTTGGACTTCCACAATGCCAGGGAAGAGAATCCGAACAAATTCAAAAGCAGATTACGTAACAAAGGAGTGTACGTCACGATGGGTATACGGAAAATGGTGAAACGGAAACCTTGCAAGGATTTGCACAAAGAAATTCGACTGGAAGTCGACGGGAGGCTCGTCGAATTACCTCAAGTCGAAGGAATAATTATTCTAAACATTTTAAG TTGGGGTTCTGGGGCAAATCCCTGGGGACCAGACACCAAGGAAGATCAATTTTATACACCAAACCACGGGGACGGGATATTGGAGGTCGTCGGAGTCACGGGCGTCATGCATCTCGGACAAATTCAATCTGGTCTTCGCACAGCCATGAGGATAGCGCag gGCGGACATATAAAAATTCATTTGCACTCTGATATACCCGTACAAGTAGACGGGGAACCATGGATTCAGAGTCCCGGGGATGTCGTAGTATTGAAGTCAGCGCTGAAG GCCACGATGCTGAAGAAGACCAAGGGTAAAATGAAACGGCGTAACACAGAGTCCAGCATGCAGCTGGCACTGCAGGCTGCGCCATCGAACGATCCGGAGCCCGAAGTCTTCTGA
- the LOC143433336 gene encoding diacylglycerol kinase theta isoform X7, protein MASVSAETPASHGHSFSKKTFHKPTYCHSCTDMLWGLIQQGYICEVCNFVVHDRCLKAVVSPCSSIAASLIKNPVAHCWSEQVHRRRKFCNVCRKRLDDNLSIHCEICEYFVHTECQDFAVADCKENATYLPGKDLAQVKHTHHWREGNLPSSSKCAVCKKNCFSAECLSGFRCEWCGMTLHSYCYKNIPQECTFGNLEPIYLPPHAVSIPRTEVPMEAIIGVQVRRKEVLAPRSISEEFSSAEARYRDNADPGQGSPYGRDPRSPKEKEDKERGDEEMIKVYDGNNSLRRRIFRVIMVPRQATTEQVLTSALRAFHITKDPNNFYLTDLYATDETELCDPTPVLNLNRKEGKRPAVFLRFKDSESGEVRVYPGKLQVSESFCIVPVTEATTVADLIEEALQKFGLQNFKSEDYRCSEILLDRGVTERVLSRDEKPWEIVKQLGKDSIRQMEFMRFYLQLKQDPHGPNLALFVGNLPPNLSERSYENMLTDFLGKENKFSSIGPIYYEYGSMVIIYEDSNKAVRALYALRESKHEDKHLLVMLLPSIEPSMVPPDVQPLLVFVNVKSGGCQGLQLISSFRKLLNPYQVFDLDNGGPLPGLYVFRHIKDYKILVCGGDGTIGWVLQCLDNVGQDSECSSPACAIVPLGTGNDLARVLCWGSGYTGDEDPLNLLRDVIDAEESLLDRWTVVFHPEEKEDKQLSTNTGGAGATSEDNTQIYVMNNYFGIGLDADLCLDFHNAREENPNKFKSRLRNKGVYVTMGIRKMVKRKPCKDLHKEIRLEVDGRLVELPQVEGIIILNILSWGSGANPWGPDTKEDQFYTPNHGDGILEVVGVTGVMHLGQIQSGLRTAMRIAQGGHIKIHLHSDIPVQVDGEPWIQSPGDVVVLKSALKATMLKKTKGKMKRRNTESSMQLALQAAPSNDPEPEVF, encoded by the exons ATGGCGTCGGTCTCGGCTGAGACTCCAGCCAGCCATGGGCACAGCTTCAGCAAGAAGACGTTTCACAAGCCGACGTACTGCCATAGCTGCACCGACATGCTGTGGGGCCTCATACAGCAGGGGTACATCTGCGAAG TTTGCAACTTCGTGGTGCACGACCGCTGTCTCAAGGCCGTCGTCTCTCCCTGCTCCAGCATCGCGGCAAGTCTCATTAAG AATCCGGTTGCACACTGTTGGTCCGAACAGGTACATCGTAGAAGAAAATTCTGCAACGTTTGTCGTAAACGGCTCGATGATAATCTATCCATACATTGTGAAA TATGCGAGTACTTCGTGCACACGGAGTGCCAGGATTTTGCCGTGGCAGATTGCAAGGAGAACGCCACGTACTTACCTGGGAAGGACTTGGCGCAGGTAAAACATACTCATCACTGGCGAGAAGGCAATCTTCCCAGCAGTTCGAAATGCGCTGTCTGCAAGAAAAATTGTTTTTCTGCCGAGTGCCTTTCCGGGTTTCGTTGCGAGTGGTGCGGCATGACG TTGCACTCTTACTGCTATAAAAATATCCCGCAAGAATGCACCTTTGGGAACTTGGAACCAATCTACTTACCACCGCATGCAGTCAGCATTCCACGTACGGAAGTTCCCATGGAGGCCATCATCGGTGTGCAAGTACGTCGAAAAGAAGTCCTGGCGC CGAGAAGCATATCGGAGGAGTTCAGCAGCGCGGAGGCGAGGTACCGCGACAACGCGGACCCGGGGCAGGGCAGCCCGTACGGCCGCGATCCTCGTTCGCCAAAGGAGAAAGAAGATAAAGAAAGAGGTGACGAAG AGATGATCAAGGTGTACGACGGGAACAACTCCCTCAGACGGCGGATATTTCGCGTGATCATGGTGCCCCGGCAAGCCACCACCGAACAGGTCCTGACGTCAGCGCTTCGTGCATTTCACATTACCAAAGATCCCA ACAACTTTTACCTCACCGACCTGTATGCTACGGATGAGACCGAATTATGTGATCCAACTCCGGTTCTAAACTTGAATCGCAAAGAGGGCAAACGTCCGGCAGTCTTCTTACGGTTCAA GGACAGCGAGAGCGGAGAGGTACGCGTCTATCCAGGTAAACTACAGGTGTCAGAGTCATTCTGCATAGTACCTGTCACAGAAGCAACAACGGTTGCGGACTTGATCGAGGAAGCGCTACAGAAGTTCGGTTTGCAAAATTTTAAATCGGAAGATTATAGATGCAGCGAGATTCTTCTGGATCGCGGTG TCACTGAAAGGGTTCTGTCTCGTGACGAGAAACCATGGGAAATCGTAAAGCAGCTGGGCAAAGATTCGATCAGACAAATGGAGTTCATGCGATTTTACCTGCAGCTGAAGCAAGATCCCCATGGTCCTAATTTAGCTCTATTCGTGGGCAACCTGCCACCGAATCTCTCCGAACGGAGTTATGAGAACATGTTGACCGATTTCTTAGGCAAAG AAAACAAATTCTCCTCCATCGGTCCGATATACTACGAGTATGGCTCGATGGTAATTATCTACGAGGACTCGAACAAGGCGGTCAGGGCACTGTACGCGTTACGAGAATCGAAACACGAAGACAAACATCTCTTAG TTATGCTGTTACCAAGCATCGAGCCGAGCATGGTGCCTCCAGATGTGCAACCTTTGCTCGTCTTCGTGAACGTGAAATCCGGAGGCTGCCAGGGGCTTCAATTGATCTCCAGCTTTCGGAAATTGTTGAATCCgtatcaagtgttcgatctcgACAATGGAGGTCCACTTCCTGG ACTCTACGTCTTTCGTCACATAAAAGATTACAAAATCTTGGTCTGCGGTGGTGATGGAACAATAGGATGGGTGTTGCAATGTTTAGACAACGTAGGACAGGACAGCGAGTGTTCCTCACCTGCTTGCGCCATCGTTCCTCTAGGTACAGGAAACGATCTTGCACGCGTCCTCTGTTGGGGTTCCGGTTACACTGGCGACGAAGACCCCTTGAATTTACTTCGAGATGTGATCGACGCGGAAGAATCTCTCTTGGACAGGTGGACTGTGGTATTCCATCCGGAAGAGAAAGAAGACAAACAGCTGTCCACCAATACAGGAG GAGCGGGCGCGACAAGCGAAGACAATACGCAAATATATGTGATGAACAACTACTTCGGTATTGGTCTCGACGCCGATCTGTGTTTGGACTTCCACAATGCCAGGGAAGAGAATCCGAACAAATTCAAAAGCAGATTACGTAACAAAGGAGTGTACGTCACGATGGGTATACGGAAAATGGTGAAACGGAAACCTTGCAAGGATTTGCACAAAGAAATTCGACTGGAAGTCGACGGGAGGCTCGTCGAATTACCTCAAGTCGAAGGAATAATTATTCTAAACATTTTAAG TTGGGGTTCTGGGGCAAATCCCTGGGGACCAGACACCAAGGAAGATCAATTTTATACACCAAACCACGGGGACGGGATATTGGAGGTCGTCGGAGTCACGGGCGTCATGCATCTCGGACAAATTCAATCTGGTCTTCGCACAGCCATGAGGATAGCGCag gGCGGACATATAAAAATTCATTTGCACTCTGATATACCCGTACAAGTAGACGGGGAACCATGGATTCAGAGTCCCGGGGATGTCGTAGTATTGAAGTCAGCGCTGAAG GCCACGATGCTGAAGAAGACCAAGGGTAAAATGAAACGGCGTAACACAGAGTCCAGCATGCAGCTGGCACTGCAGGCTGCGCCATCGAACGATCCGGAGCCCGAAGTCTTCTGA
- the LOC143433336 gene encoding diacylglycerol kinase theta isoform X1, translating into MASVSAETPASHGHSFSKKTFHKPTYCHSCTDMLWGLIQQGYICEVCNFVVHDRCLKAVVSPCSSIAASLIKNPVAHCWSEQVHRRRKFCNVCRKRLDDNLSIHCEICEYFVHTECQDFAVADCKENATYLPGKDLAQVKHTHHWREGNLPSSSKCAVCKKNCFSAECLSGFRCEWCGMTLHSYCYKNIPQECTFGNLEPIYLPPHAVSIPRTEVPMEAIIGVQVRRKEVLAREYSCHNIGEQFDFAESEQIGAAGRLAEALRRLSLVLPRSCHGNCHASPPYVRARSISEEFSSAEARYRDNADPGQGSPYGRDPRSPKEKEDKERGDEEMIKVYDGNNSLRRRIFRVIMVPRQATTEQVLTSALRAFHITKDPNNFYLTDLYATDETELCDPTPVLNLNRKEGKRPAVFLRFKDSESGEVRVYPGKLQVSESFCIVPVTEATTVADLIEEALQKFGLQNFKSEDYRCSEILLDRGVTERVLSRDEKPWEIVKQLGKDSIRQMEFMRFYLQLKQDPHGPNLALFVGNLPPNLSERSYENMLTDFLGKENKFSSIGPIYYEYGSMVIIYEDSNKAVRALYALRESKHEDKHLLVMLLPSIEPSMVPPDVQPLLVFVNVKSGGCQGLQLISSFRKLLNPYQVFDLDNGGPLPGLYVFRHIKDYKILVCGGDGTIGWVLQCLDNVGQDSECSSPACAIVPLGTGNDLARVLCWGSGYTGDEDPLNLLRDVIDAEESLLDRWTVVFHPEEKEDKQLSTNTGGAGATSEDNTQIYVMNNYFGIGLDADLCLDFHNAREENPNKFKSRLRNKGVYVTMGIRKMVKRKPCKDLHKEIRLEVDGRLVELPQVEGIIILNILSWGSGANPWGPDTKEDQFYTPNHGDGILEVVGVTGVMHLGQIQSGLRTAMRIAQGGHIKIHLHSDIPVQVDGEPWIQSPGDVVVLKSALKATMLKKTKGKMKRRNTESSMQLALQAAPSNDPEPEVF; encoded by the exons ATGGCGTCGGTCTCGGCTGAGACTCCAGCCAGCCATGGGCACAGCTTCAGCAAGAAGACGTTTCACAAGCCGACGTACTGCCATAGCTGCACCGACATGCTGTGGGGCCTCATACAGCAGGGGTACATCTGCGAAG TTTGCAACTTCGTGGTGCACGACCGCTGTCTCAAGGCCGTCGTCTCTCCCTGCTCCAGCATCGCGGCAAGTCTCATTAAG AATCCGGTTGCACACTGTTGGTCCGAACAGGTACATCGTAGAAGAAAATTCTGCAACGTTTGTCGTAAACGGCTCGATGATAATCTATCCATACATTGTGAAA TATGCGAGTACTTCGTGCACACGGAGTGCCAGGATTTTGCCGTGGCAGATTGCAAGGAGAACGCCACGTACTTACCTGGGAAGGACTTGGCGCAGGTAAAACATACTCATCACTGGCGAGAAGGCAATCTTCCCAGCAGTTCGAAATGCGCTGTCTGCAAGAAAAATTGTTTTTCTGCCGAGTGCCTTTCCGGGTTTCGTTGCGAGTGGTGCGGCATGACG TTGCACTCTTACTGCTATAAAAATATCCCGCAAGAATGCACCTTTGGGAACTTGGAACCAATCTACTTACCACCGCATGCAGTCAGCATTCCACGTACGGAAGTTCCCATGGAGGCCATCATCGGTGTGCAAGTACGTCGAAAAGAAGTCCTGGCGCGTGAGTATTCCTGCC ATAACATCGGAGAGCAATTCGATTTCGCTGAGAGTGAACAAATTGGGGCTGCAGGCCGCCTAGCCGAAGCTTTGAGGCGCCTTTCACTAGTTTTGCCACGTAGCTGCCATGGAAATTGTCATGCTTCCCCTCCTTATGTTCGAG CGAGAAGCATATCGGAGGAGTTCAGCAGCGCGGAGGCGAGGTACCGCGACAACGCGGACCCGGGGCAGGGCAGCCCGTACGGCCGCGATCCTCGTTCGCCAAAGGAGAAAGAAGATAAAGAAAGAGGTGACGAAG AGATGATCAAGGTGTACGACGGGAACAACTCCCTCAGACGGCGGATATTTCGCGTGATCATGGTGCCCCGGCAAGCCACCACCGAACAGGTCCTGACGTCAGCGCTTCGTGCATTTCACATTACCAAAGATCCCA ACAACTTTTACCTCACCGACCTGTATGCTACGGATGAGACCGAATTATGTGATCCAACTCCGGTTCTAAACTTGAATCGCAAAGAGGGCAAACGTCCGGCAGTCTTCTTACGGTTCAA GGACAGCGAGAGCGGAGAGGTACGCGTCTATCCAGGTAAACTACAGGTGTCAGAGTCATTCTGCATAGTACCTGTCACAGAAGCAACAACGGTTGCGGACTTGATCGAGGAAGCGCTACAGAAGTTCGGTTTGCAAAATTTTAAATCGGAAGATTATAGATGCAGCGAGATTCTTCTGGATCGCGGTG TCACTGAAAGGGTTCTGTCTCGTGACGAGAAACCATGGGAAATCGTAAAGCAGCTGGGCAAAGATTCGATCAGACAAATGGAGTTCATGCGATTTTACCTGCAGCTGAAGCAAGATCCCCATGGTCCTAATTTAGCTCTATTCGTGGGCAACCTGCCACCGAATCTCTCCGAACGGAGTTATGAGAACATGTTGACCGATTTCTTAGGCAAAG AAAACAAATTCTCCTCCATCGGTCCGATATACTACGAGTATGGCTCGATGGTAATTATCTACGAGGACTCGAACAAGGCGGTCAGGGCACTGTACGCGTTACGAGAATCGAAACACGAAGACAAACATCTCTTAG TTATGCTGTTACCAAGCATCGAGCCGAGCATGGTGCCTCCAGATGTGCAACCTTTGCTCGTCTTCGTGAACGTGAAATCCGGAGGCTGCCAGGGGCTTCAATTGATCTCCAGCTTTCGGAAATTGTTGAATCCgtatcaagtgttcgatctcgACAATGGAGGTCCACTTCCTGG ACTCTACGTCTTTCGTCACATAAAAGATTACAAAATCTTGGTCTGCGGTGGTGATGGAACAATAGGATGGGTGTTGCAATGTTTAGACAACGTAGGACAGGACAGCGAGTGTTCCTCACCTGCTTGCGCCATCGTTCCTCTAGGTACAGGAAACGATCTTGCACGCGTCCTCTGTTGGGGTTCCGGTTACACTGGCGACGAAGACCCCTTGAATTTACTTCGAGATGTGATCGACGCGGAAGAATCTCTCTTGGACAGGTGGACTGTGGTATTCCATCCGGAAGAGAAAGAAGACAAACAGCTGTCCACCAATACAGGAG GAGCGGGCGCGACAAGCGAAGACAATACGCAAATATATGTGATGAACAACTACTTCGGTATTGGTCTCGACGCCGATCTGTGTTTGGACTTCCACAATGCCAGGGAAGAGAATCCGAACAAATTCAAAAGCAGATTACGTAACAAAGGAGTGTACGTCACGATGGGTATACGGAAAATGGTGAAACGGAAACCTTGCAAGGATTTGCACAAAGAAATTCGACTGGAAGTCGACGGGAGGCTCGTCGAATTACCTCAAGTCGAAGGAATAATTATTCTAAACATTTTAAG TTGGGGTTCTGGGGCAAATCCCTGGGGACCAGACACCAAGGAAGATCAATTTTATACACCAAACCACGGGGACGGGATATTGGAGGTCGTCGGAGTCACGGGCGTCATGCATCTCGGACAAATTCAATCTGGTCTTCGCACAGCCATGAGGATAGCGCag gGCGGACATATAAAAATTCATTTGCACTCTGATATACCCGTACAAGTAGACGGGGAACCATGGATTCAGAGTCCCGGGGATGTCGTAGTATTGAAGTCAGCGCTGAAG GCCACGATGCTGAAGAAGACCAAGGGTAAAATGAAACGGCGTAACACAGAGTCCAGCATGCAGCTGGCACTGCAGGCTGCGCCATCGAACGATCCGGAGCCCGAAGTCTTCTGA